The following are encoded in a window of Nibricoccus aquaticus genomic DNA:
- a CDS encoding type II toxin-antitoxin system VapC family toxin, translating into MARLKYLLDTHAFLWAATDEERLGAKATRAIVTTPYEQLAISDVTLQEIGLLLNANRISFKGSPASVLGNLLNYVTVLPITLEIAIAAPALALPHADQFDRVITATAKAHRLPLITKDANITDSSVVSTIW; encoded by the coding sequence ATGGCACGCCTTAAATACCTGCTGGATACACACGCGTTTTTGTGGGCTGCCACCGACGAAGAGCGGCTTGGAGCCAAAGCGACCCGTGCGATCGTAACGACTCCGTACGAGCAATTAGCTATTTCCGATGTGACGCTGCAGGAAATTGGCCTGCTGCTTAATGCGAACCGAATCTCGTTCAAAGGTTCGCCTGCAAGTGTACTCGGAAACCTGCTCAACTACGTCACAGTGCTCCCGATTACTTTGGAAATCGCCATCGCCGCTCCGGCGCTCGCATTGCCTCACGCTGATCAATTTGATCGGGTCATCACTGCCACGGCAAAAGCGCATCGACTGCCCCTCATCACTAAAGACGCGAACATCACGGATTCGTCAGTCGTCTCAACGATTTGGTGA
- a CDS encoding MFS transporter, which translates to MLKAKTKIRGLRWYIVIMLGIASELNYLDRLTLAVLAQTLELELNITTAQYANITSAFLVSYTVMYAVSGRLVDWLGTRKSFSIFVSGWSIATMLHFFAHTPFQFSVCRFLLGATEPANFPGGVKGVSEWFPMRERALAVGIFNAGTAVGSALAAPTVAWIALTWGWRYAFIVVGGLGLIWVFFWLLLYRRPQEHPRITDEEKNYIFEGQPVQAATPTVPWSQIFRTRAVWGCVAARMLTDPISYLFAFWTPKYLQQTQGFNLADVGKYSWIPFAALAVGNILGGLIPNRLVRRGWSLNRSRKTVMFVASCMTPVCCLIIVTTNVPALAVGMISVAMLAHALWANMTLPAEVLPRGMIGSVTGLAGALGGIIGIISQQLIGWTVQNVSYTPVFAVCAFMPMLALGAVHLLIRTIGQPGESTQLRAV; encoded by the coding sequence ATGTTAAAGGCGAAAACCAAGATACGCGGCTTGCGCTGGTACATCGTTATCATGCTCGGAATTGCTTCCGAGCTGAACTACCTCGACCGGCTGACGCTGGCGGTATTGGCGCAAACGCTGGAGTTGGAGTTGAACATCACCACCGCTCAGTACGCCAATATCACGTCGGCGTTTTTGGTGAGCTACACGGTGATGTATGCAGTCAGCGGCCGTTTGGTCGACTGGCTCGGCACCCGAAAATCGTTTTCCATTTTCGTCTCAGGTTGGTCGATCGCGACGATGCTACACTTCTTCGCGCACACCCCGTTTCAGTTCTCCGTCTGCCGGTTTCTACTCGGGGCAACCGAGCCCGCCAATTTTCCCGGTGGGGTAAAAGGCGTTTCCGAGTGGTTTCCTATGAGGGAACGCGCGCTCGCGGTGGGCATTTTCAACGCCGGGACCGCCGTTGGATCGGCGCTCGCAGCCCCGACGGTTGCCTGGATCGCGCTCACGTGGGGGTGGCGTTATGCGTTTATTGTCGTAGGCGGCCTGGGGCTGATTTGGGTGTTTTTCTGGCTGCTCCTCTATCGCCGACCGCAGGAACACCCCCGCATCACGGACGAGGAAAAGAACTATATTTTCGAAGGCCAGCCTGTCCAAGCCGCGACCCCAACCGTGCCGTGGTCCCAGATCTTTCGCACCCGCGCCGTGTGGGGCTGCGTCGCAGCGCGAATGCTGACTGACCCGATCTCCTATCTCTTCGCGTTCTGGACGCCGAAGTACCTGCAGCAAACGCAGGGCTTCAACCTCGCTGACGTCGGGAAATACAGCTGGATCCCGTTCGCGGCGCTTGCGGTCGGCAACATACTGGGCGGTCTGATCCCCAACCGATTAGTGCGCCGCGGTTGGTCGCTTAATCGTTCGCGCAAAACCGTGATGTTTGTCGCGTCGTGCATGACGCCGGTTTGCTGCCTCATCATTGTGACGACGAATGTGCCGGCGCTCGCGGTGGGCATGATCAGCGTCGCGATGCTGGCGCACGCCTTATGGGCGAACATGACCCTGCCGGCCGAAGTTCTTCCGCGTGGTATGATCGGTTCGGTGACCGGACTTGCCGGAGCGTTGGGTGGGATCATTGGCATCATCTCGCAGCAACTGATCGGCTGGACCGTGCAAAATGTTTCTTACACGCCGGTTTTCGCGGTGTGCGCCTTCATGCCCATGCTCGCATTGGGTGCGGTTCACCTGCTTATCCGCACGATCGGGCAGCCGGGCGAGTCGACTCAACTTCGGGCGGTGTAA
- a CDS encoding TonB-dependent siderophore receptor, with amino-acid sequence MKTLRLGSRASCLGAVLLTGAPLLSQTAPTSSTVPMDSEDTVQLSVFEVRSSKDSAYVADKSVATTGFAADLAKIPLAINVVTAQFLEDTGGMGFNGVANYQAGFTTDQGGMDNGSRNSAGIDPSVGAVTGGEPLRTRIRGQPINVSQRNGLPMKFGFGTENVDRVEIARGPMSVFIGGSTLGGVMNLVTAKPQFAPAYKFGVKVDSNDSYQVRADLTGPIIKDKLAYRVIALYSDDNTWRDFSESTTKFINPQVIWRPFRKLTTRLEYAHRDLSGNMVSNSMQATQAYQDDYDNPSQALLNLGSTTALGRPYTVGEYRTRIARTFANWRLDKYTIDGRWRSLGEGESFTAGDWAGGYDANHFGANDSFSTKYDLIESETNLIVTDWLELRLFGRWANQHSDTTFFSNALRRYPDGSTPLLSATSTATKREETPVNGKFEAVVTKDFLKINHKFLAGYEAAFNQAWSVTPLVNTSKLASVAGSPNVIGSPATLTGANVLNYFDPRVHAVPNYQSIVTFADDTAAPGANAQTYSRSFPEASYVAYSGSVWQDRITVFAGYRNSEIQQSSYNLDRNRNKVSRFLNTPKTSTQSNTLGLVFEPFKGLNFYVSQNIGVEAVPAGSLINAAAGFTNLVTTEERLANPVPDLEGRGREAGLKVELFKRKLIGHVGVFELTRRNTVIIDNERTATDPRNIGTAVDQNPATQNLAQTARVQWNKTIDGSTSEGAEFGFVWMPNNNYTMTFEASHLWTNELTLSRPLAGTAATAQAMIDYSILNGRPLDNTPDNTLRVWQKYSVTEGVLKNSWFGVGIRYQSDLMPLASNSSWGTVLPSWTAFDAAIGYRAQVFSRPVDLQLNIENVTDKLYSAGGRTWSNPRTVMFTATTRF; translated from the coding sequence ATGAAAACCTTACGCCTCGGTTCCCGCGCCAGCTGCCTGGGGGCCGTACTGCTCACAGGCGCTCCGCTTCTTTCCCAAACAGCGCCGACGTCGTCGACGGTGCCGATGGATAGTGAAGACACCGTGCAACTGTCCGTATTCGAAGTCCGCAGCAGCAAAGACTCCGCGTACGTCGCTGACAAATCCGTTGCCACAACCGGCTTCGCGGCCGATCTCGCGAAAATCCCGCTCGCGATCAACGTGGTCACCGCCCAATTCCTCGAGGACACCGGCGGCATGGGCTTCAACGGCGTCGCCAATTACCAAGCCGGCTTCACGACCGACCAAGGCGGCATGGACAACGGCTCGCGCAACTCTGCAGGCATCGATCCTTCGGTCGGTGCAGTGACCGGCGGCGAGCCATTGCGCACGCGCATCCGTGGGCAGCCAATTAACGTCAGCCAGCGGAACGGTCTTCCGATGAAGTTCGGTTTCGGCACGGAGAACGTCGACCGCGTCGAGATCGCGCGCGGCCCGATGTCCGTCTTCATCGGCGGTTCCACTCTCGGCGGCGTGATGAATCTCGTCACCGCGAAGCCACAGTTCGCGCCCGCCTACAAGTTCGGCGTTAAAGTTGATTCCAACGATAGCTACCAAGTCCGCGCCGATCTGACCGGCCCGATCATCAAGGACAAACTGGCTTACCGTGTAATCGCCCTCTACAGCGACGACAACACGTGGCGCGATTTCAGCGAATCCACGACGAAGTTCATCAACCCTCAGGTGATCTGGCGTCCCTTCCGCAAGCTGACCACGCGCCTCGAATACGCTCACCGCGATCTTAGCGGCAACATGGTGAGCAACTCCATGCAAGCGACCCAAGCGTATCAGGATGATTACGACAATCCTTCGCAGGCGCTCCTCAACCTCGGCAGCACCACGGCGCTCGGTCGTCCCTACACGGTAGGCGAATATCGTACGCGCATCGCCCGCACCTTCGCCAATTGGCGCCTGGACAAATACACCATCGACGGTCGCTGGCGCTCGCTCGGCGAGGGCGAAAGCTTCACGGCCGGCGACTGGGCGGGTGGTTATGACGCGAATCATTTCGGCGCCAACGACTCCTTCTCCACCAAGTACGATCTCATCGAAAGCGAAACCAACCTGATCGTCACCGACTGGCTGGAGCTCCGCCTCTTCGGCCGCTGGGCCAACCAGCACAGTGACACGACCTTCTTCAGCAACGCGCTCCGCCGCTATCCCGACGGCAGCACTCCGCTGCTGTCGGCCACCTCCACGGCAACCAAGCGCGAGGAAACTCCGGTCAATGGAAAGTTCGAAGCCGTCGTCACGAAGGATTTCCTCAAGATCAACCACAAGTTCCTCGCCGGCTATGAAGCTGCCTTCAATCAGGCGTGGTCGGTAACTCCTTTGGTGAATACGTCCAAACTGGCGAGCGTTGCCGGATCGCCCAATGTCATCGGTTCACCGGCGACGCTGACAGGAGCGAACGTTCTCAACTATTTCGATCCCCGCGTTCACGCGGTGCCTAATTACCAGTCAATCGTCACCTTTGCCGATGACACGGCCGCTCCCGGCGCTAACGCGCAAACGTACTCCCGCTCCTTTCCCGAAGCCAGCTACGTCGCCTATAGCGGCAGCGTCTGGCAGGATCGCATCACGGTGTTCGCCGGCTATCGCAACAGCGAGATCCAACAGTCCTCCTACAACCTCGATCGCAATCGCAATAAAGTCAGCCGCTTCCTCAACACGCCGAAAACTTCCACCCAGTCCAACACGCTCGGCCTCGTTTTCGAGCCGTTCAAGGGACTCAACTTCTACGTCAGCCAGAACATTGGCGTGGAAGCTGTGCCAGCCGGTTCTCTGATCAACGCCGCCGCAGGCTTCACCAACCTCGTGACCACCGAAGAACGCCTCGCGAACCCCGTGCCCGACCTCGAAGGCCGTGGCCGTGAAGCGGGCCTTAAGGTCGAACTCTTCAAGCGCAAGCTGATCGGCCACGTCGGCGTGTTCGAACTCACCCGTCGCAACACAGTCATCATCGACAACGAGCGGACGGCGACCGATCCGCGCAATATCGGCACTGCGGTCGATCAAAATCCTGCGACACAAAACCTCGCTCAAACCGCCCGCGTGCAATGGAACAAGACCATCGACGGCAGCACGTCGGAAGGCGCCGAGTTCGGCTTCGTATGGATGCCAAATAACAACTACACGATGACCTTCGAAGCCAGCCACCTCTGGACCAACGAGCTCACGCTCTCGCGTCCGCTCGCCGGCACCGCCGCGACCGCACAGGCCATGATCGACTACTCGATTCTCAACGGTCGTCCGCTCGACAACACGCCCGACAACACGCTTCGCGTCTGGCAGAAATACAGCGTCACCGAAGGCGTTTTGAAGAATAGCTGGTTCGGCGTGGGTATCCGTTACCAGAGCGATCTCATGCCGCTCGCCAGCAATTCCTCGTGGGGCACCGTCCTCCCCAGTTGGACGGCATTCGACGCGGCGATCGGCTACCGAGCGCAAGTGTTCAGCCGTCCCGTCGATCTGCAGCTCAACATAGAGAATGTGACCGACAAGCTCTACTCCGCCGGCGGTCGCACCTGGTCCAATCCACGCACCGTTATGTTCACCGCCACGACGCGTTTCTAA
- a CDS encoding ThuA domain-containing protein has product MPTSPLRTAVFCNDTWHPASIIQKGLSSLARDDFRFEWLDTPEAWSGASFTHYDFIILAKGNTTSPGDQSPWLTPIIEEKFLEHVRSGKGLLCLHAGTCYRNNPKLRALAGGAFIQHPPPCPVALEPRADHPITAGVSATTFHDEHYEMAFDDARADVFLRTSSQHGSQPAGWTRAEKGRVCVLTPGHTEEAWSNAQFQKLLDNALRWTATC; this is encoded by the coding sequence ATGCCGACCTCTCCACTCCGCACAGCCGTTTTCTGCAACGATACCTGGCACCCCGCTTCCATCATTCAAAAAGGCCTGTCGTCACTCGCGCGCGATGACTTCCGTTTCGAGTGGCTGGATACCCCGGAGGCATGGAGCGGAGCTTCATTCACACACTACGACTTCATCATTCTAGCCAAGGGCAACACCACCAGCCCCGGCGATCAAAGCCCCTGGCTTACTCCCATCATTGAAGAAAAATTTCTTGAGCACGTTCGTTCAGGCAAAGGGCTTTTATGTCTCCACGCAGGCACCTGCTACCGCAACAATCCAAAGCTTCGAGCCCTAGCCGGTGGCGCATTTATTCAACACCCGCCACCCTGCCCCGTCGCTCTCGAACCACGAGCAGACCATCCAATCACGGCTGGAGTCAGTGCCACCACATTTCACGACGAACATTATGAGATGGCCTTCGATGATGCTCGGGCTGACGTGTTTCTCCGCACCTCCTCACAGCATGGATCTCAACCCGCAGGATGGACTCGCGCGGAAAAAGGCCGTGTTTGCGTACTCACGCCGGGCCACACCGAAGAGGCTTGGAGCAACGCCCAATTTCAAAAGCTACTCGATAATGCCCTACGCTGGACGGCCACTTGTTGA
- a CDS encoding glycoside hydrolase family 36 protein, producing MVVDPASGVATVQISAENTSTGSLTLDALDAFSLGGITPFASDDTAGRLRVHRCRSAWSAEGRLDTRSIEDLHLERSWTGHAVRTERFGQVGSLPVNGWFPFVAIEDRAAEVTWAIQLATPGTWHLELYRRADQFALGGGGADRLAGEWSKTLAPGETFLAPPAFLTAVTGNIDDVCDRLLLAMRVRACLPPREATLPIIFNEWCTSWGNPTHDSLVALAGRLAGSGVTYLVIDDGWAERPGNQFQQNGDWRVNRRAFPQGLRPTTDAIRAHGLVPGLWFEFEAINPGSDAWQETTHQLHRDGVPLQVGARRFWDFRDPWVHDFLAQRVIARLRDDGFGCLKIDCNDSIGPGVDGLESPGENLRQHLAGVQRFFERLRDELPDLVIENCSSGGHRLEPSMMALTSMSSFSDAHETPDIPLIAADLNRVVWSAQKQIWAVLRANDSLQRLSYSLAATFLGRMCLSGEVDRLSSPAWDFTRAAMNLYRQVTSLIRDGRFRADRCVGSSRQHPTGHQIVTITDVARRQLLIIWHCFDAPSLSIFAPDVDDAWHWKIHTQLCGPETEIELLENKLRWRKTLSWSGGVLWLIGSKKPESANQAESLRIE from the coding sequence TTGGTCGTCGATCCAGCGAGCGGCGTCGCGACGGTGCAAATCTCCGCGGAAAACACATCCACAGGGTCGCTCACCCTCGACGCGCTCGATGCGTTTTCCCTCGGCGGCATCACGCCGTTTGCGAGCGACGACACCGCGGGCCGCCTGCGGGTGCATCGCTGCCGCAGCGCCTGGAGCGCAGAAGGTCGACTCGACACGCGCTCAATCGAAGACCTACACCTAGAACGTTCCTGGACCGGCCACGCGGTGCGCACCGAGCGCTTTGGCCAAGTAGGATCGCTTCCGGTCAATGGATGGTTCCCGTTCGTCGCCATCGAGGATCGCGCGGCCGAAGTGACATGGGCGATACAACTCGCCACGCCAGGCACCTGGCATCTCGAACTCTACCGCCGTGCCGATCAATTCGCGCTCGGCGGAGGCGGGGCCGACCGTCTCGCCGGCGAATGGAGCAAAACCCTCGCGCCCGGCGAGACCTTTCTCGCGCCACCTGCGTTTCTCACCGCCGTCACTGGAAACATCGACGACGTCTGCGATCGTCTACTGCTGGCGATGCGCGTACGTGCGTGCCTACCGCCACGCGAAGCAACCCTCCCCATCATCTTCAACGAGTGGTGCACGTCATGGGGAAACCCCACGCACGATTCCCTGGTCGCGCTCGCCGGGCGACTCGCCGGAAGCGGTGTCACCTACCTCGTCATCGACGACGGGTGGGCGGAACGTCCGGGAAATCAGTTTCAACAAAACGGGGACTGGCGCGTGAACCGCCGCGCTTTTCCGCAAGGCTTGCGCCCGACCACCGACGCCATTCGCGCCCACGGACTGGTCCCCGGGTTGTGGTTCGAATTCGAGGCCATCAATCCGGGCTCTGATGCGTGGCAAGAAACCACCCACCAACTTCACCGCGACGGCGTTCCACTCCAAGTCGGAGCGCGCCGCTTCTGGGATTTTCGCGATCCGTGGGTTCACGATTTTCTCGCACAACGCGTCATCGCGCGTCTTCGCGACGACGGATTTGGCTGCCTCAAGATAGACTGCAACGACTCTATCGGCCCCGGCGTCGATGGCCTTGAATCTCCAGGCGAAAATCTCCGACAGCATCTTGCCGGCGTGCAGCGTTTTTTCGAACGGCTTCGTGATGAGTTACCCGATCTCGTCATCGAAAACTGTTCGTCGGGCGGTCACCGCCTCGAACCGTCCATGATGGCGTTGACGTCAATGAGTTCGTTTTCCGATGCGCACGAGACGCCGGATATCCCGCTCATCGCCGCAGACCTGAACCGCGTGGTTTGGTCCGCACAAAAGCAAATCTGGGCGGTGCTCCGCGCGAACGACTCACTTCAACGCCTGAGCTATTCACTCGCCGCCACCTTTCTGGGCCGCATGTGCCTTTCCGGGGAGGTCGATCGCCTCTCGTCTCCTGCATGGGACTTCACTCGCGCCGCCATGAATCTATACCGCCAGGTAACGTCGTTGATTCGTGACGGACGTTTTCGCGCTGACCGTTGCGTTGGTAGTTCGCGGCAACATCCTACGGGACACCAAATCGTCACGATCACAGATGTCGCCAGAAGGCAGTTGCTCATCATCTGGCACTGTTTTGATGCGCCATCGCTATCGATTTTCGCGCCAGATGTGGATGATGCATGGCATTGGAAAATTCACACTCAACTCTGTGGTCCGGAAACAGAGATTGAGCTCCTCGAAAATAAACTGCGCTGGCGCAAAACGCTTTCTTGGTCCGGTGGAGTCTTATGGCTCATCGGCAGTAAAAAACCCGAATCCGCCAATCAGGCGGAATCTTTGAGAATTGAATAA
- a CDS encoding alpha/beta hydrolase fold domain-containing protein translates to MSAALTCTAATGSETKPVRIMAVGDSITAGADFFSSYRYPLWEKLFGSGYVVEFVGTQSGETRIGPLLHEGYGGKNTEYLATTVPAHFQEHPADVVLLHSGHNHFVEEKPVAGILAATKTLIGKFREVNPHVTVLLAQVIPAGKLPKYAYIPELNRGIADLAAELDQPGQRVVLVDQSSGFDWTKDTVADLVHPNARGAEKMAEVWFQTLKKILPPPRRAFAPRKIAYKIVGDSSLDLHVFAPEKDARTTGNGGERPAILFFFGGGWTHGTPVQFYSECAHFADRGFVAISVDYRVAATHRATPFESVEDARDAVVWVQQHAAELGVDPARIVLAGASAGGHLAAVAALKADKQDAPAALLLLYPILDTSAEGFGHALFGDRFADFSPLQLLATKKKVLPSTIVIFGDADTAVPVKTVRAFQATAGEQGSRCDVVIYPGGEHPLYSYRAGGEPLRSEVLAEAERFLRSLGLMATTVH, encoded by the coding sequence ATGAGTGCGGCGCTGACATGCACGGCTGCGACAGGATCGGAAACGAAGCCCGTGCGGATCATGGCTGTGGGTGACTCGATCACCGCGGGCGCGGATTTCTTTTCGAGTTATCGATATCCGCTGTGGGAGAAATTATTTGGCTCAGGATATGTCGTGGAGTTCGTCGGAACCCAGTCGGGGGAGACGCGTATCGGTCCGCTGTTGCATGAAGGGTATGGCGGGAAAAACACCGAGTATCTCGCGACGACTGTGCCAGCGCATTTTCAAGAGCATCCGGCGGACGTCGTGCTCCTGCACAGCGGCCACAATCACTTCGTCGAAGAAAAGCCGGTAGCCGGAATACTGGCTGCGACGAAAACACTCATTGGCAAATTTCGAGAAGTGAACCCGCACGTGACCGTGCTGCTCGCGCAGGTGATTCCCGCAGGGAAACTGCCGAAGTACGCATACATCCCGGAGCTCAATCGTGGCATCGCAGACCTTGCCGCAGAACTCGATCAACCGGGGCAACGTGTGGTGCTGGTCGATCAATCGAGCGGCTTTGATTGGACGAAGGATACCGTGGCCGATCTCGTTCACCCGAACGCGCGCGGCGCGGAAAAAATGGCGGAGGTCTGGTTCCAAACGCTCAAGAAGATCCTTCCGCCTCCGCGTCGCGCATTCGCTCCACGGAAGATCGCCTACAAGATCGTCGGAGATTCGTCGTTGGATCTGCACGTTTTCGCGCCCGAAAAAGATGCTCGTACAACCGGCAACGGTGGGGAGCGTCCGGCGATCTTGTTTTTCTTTGGCGGCGGATGGACGCACGGAACGCCCGTGCAGTTCTACTCCGAGTGCGCGCATTTCGCGGACCGAGGCTTTGTAGCGATCAGCGTCGATTACCGGGTAGCTGCAACGCATCGGGCGACGCCTTTCGAAAGCGTGGAGGATGCCCGAGACGCCGTGGTTTGGGTACAGCAACACGCTGCGGAGCTGGGCGTGGATCCGGCCAGGATCGTTCTCGCTGGCGCCTCCGCGGGCGGGCATCTCGCGGCTGTAGCCGCTTTGAAGGCAGACAAGCAGGACGCGCCGGCCGCATTGCTGCTCTTGTATCCGATCCTCGACACCAGCGCGGAAGGATTTGGGCATGCGTTGTTCGGCGATCGTTTCGCCGATTTTTCGCCGCTGCAATTGCTGGCCACGAAGAAAAAGGTGCTGCCATCGACAATCGTTATTTTCGGCGATGCGGACACTGCGGTGCCGGTAAAAACTGTCAGAGCATTTCAAGCGACCGCCGGGGAACAGGGGAGTCGCTGCGATGTGGTGATCTATCCCGGTGGGGAGCATCCTCTTTATTCGTATCGAGCAGGCGGGGAGCCGCTGCGAAGCGAGGTTTTGGCGGAGGCCGAGCGTTTCCTGCGATCGTTGGGGTTGATGGCGACCACCGTTCACTGA
- the galA gene encoding beta-galactosidase GalA, protein MLPRFELSRRLLAVLLFVFAATAGFGRERLLLDFGWKFQLGDPAGLDPAIFAYPEVDALERTARAHLEAEPKLVPLRRSAADINAAQPVSFAQSDFDDRSWRSLDLPHDWAVELPFNLKALRNHGYKDMGAGVGAKNSWAALEVGQSVQDLGGVTGNTIGWYRRTFDLGNEERGGALWLEFDGVYRNCLVWLNGRCIGRNVSGYSSFKFDLAPYANYGGKNVLVVRVDATRTEGWFYEGAGIYRHTWLVKTAPLHVAHWGTFVTTELADSGGANVTAATTLRNDGSTTAKGVLLSRIQDASGAVVAETTSPEFEVSAGTELTLKPVLPVKDAKLWSPETPTLYRLISEVRPAGATRASDVHDTSFGIRTVRFDPAQGFFLNGKKYVIRGIGVHHDHAGVGAAVPDAVQEFRIRRLKEMGVNTYRTAHHPHSPAIMEACDRLGMLVVDENRRFDDTPETLSQVERLIRRDRNHPSVVLWSLGNEEFADKMQGEPWGEPIARKIQTLVKTLDPSRPTMMPMNGDWGKGFSHIVDVMGFNYLKLGDADKFHADHPHIPAISSEESSAVSTRGIYIEDRVRAYVPAYANKVPPWGSANDAWFPYYEARPWVAGVLLWAAFDWRGEQWPYDWPAVNCQFGVLDTCGFPKDSFYFCQAWWSEKPVLHLLPHWNWAVRDKEPIMVRAYTNHDEVELFLNDQSQGRRAVPRGGYVEWPVIYQAGVLRAEGYRGGKSAGSARVETTGPAQTLTLISDRGELRADGEDCAIVTVSALDAEGRIVPTAMDAVEFEIKGPGKIIGVGNGDPSSHESDKGSRRSLFNGYAQVIVQTTKGGGPITLIARAPERNPATLQLNAAAVVPRPAAR, encoded by the coding sequence ATGTTACCCCGCTTTGAGCTCTCGCGGCGACTGCTTGCGGTTCTTCTTTTTGTTTTCGCGGCGACCGCTGGATTCGGACGCGAGCGGCTGTTGTTGGACTTCGGCTGGAAGTTTCAACTCGGCGACCCTGCTGGTCTTGATCCCGCGATCTTCGCTTATCCCGAAGTCGACGCGCTTGAGCGCACAGCACGCGCGCATCTTGAAGCGGAGCCCAAGCTGGTGCCGTTGCGCCGCTCTGCGGCCGATATCAACGCGGCGCAACCGGTGTCGTTTGCGCAGTCCGACTTCGATGATCGTAGCTGGCGCTCGCTAGATCTGCCGCACGACTGGGCGGTTGAGCTGCCATTCAACCTGAAGGCGCTGCGTAACCACGGGTACAAGGACATGGGCGCTGGCGTCGGCGCGAAAAATTCCTGGGCAGCCCTTGAAGTTGGCCAGAGCGTGCAAGACCTCGGAGGTGTCACGGGTAATACGATCGGCTGGTATCGCCGCACGTTTGATCTGGGCAACGAAGAGCGCGGCGGAGCGCTGTGGTTGGAGTTCGATGGTGTTTACCGTAACTGCCTCGTCTGGCTCAACGGACGCTGCATCGGGCGAAACGTTAGCGGCTACAGCAGCTTCAAGTTCGATCTCGCGCCTTACGCGAATTATGGAGGGAAAAATGTGCTCGTGGTCCGCGTCGATGCCACACGCACGGAAGGCTGGTTCTACGAGGGCGCAGGGATTTATCGGCACACCTGGCTGGTGAAGACCGCGCCACTGCATGTCGCGCACTGGGGAACATTTGTCACGACGGAGCTGGCCGATTCAGGCGGAGCGAATGTGACGGCGGCGACCACGTTGCGTAACGATGGTTCAACGACAGCCAAGGGTGTTCTGTTGTCACGCATTCAAGACGCATCGGGTGCGGTGGTGGCTGAGACGACTTCGCCGGAGTTCGAAGTTAGCGCCGGAACCGAGCTCACATTGAAGCCTGTGTTGCCAGTGAAAGATGCGAAGTTGTGGTCACCGGAAACGCCGACGCTCTACCGTCTGATTTCCGAGGTTCGTCCCGCTGGAGCCACGCGCGCATCCGATGTCCACGACACTTCTTTCGGGATACGCACGGTTCGTTTCGATCCCGCGCAGGGATTTTTTCTCAACGGGAAAAAATATGTCATCCGCGGCATCGGTGTGCACCACGATCATGCGGGTGTCGGCGCAGCGGTGCCGGATGCCGTGCAGGAGTTTCGCATCCGCCGGCTGAAAGAGATGGGCGTGAATACTTATCGTACGGCTCACCATCCTCATTCTCCGGCGATCATGGAGGCGTGCGACCGTCTCGGCATGCTGGTGGTCGATGAAAACCGCCGGTTCGATGACACGCCTGAAACGCTCAGCCAGGTGGAGCGCCTGATCCGACGTGATCGCAATCATCCGAGCGTCGTTCTCTGGTCGCTCGGTAACGAAGAGTTCGCGGACAAGATGCAGGGCGAACCGTGGGGCGAGCCCATCGCTCGAAAAATCCAAACTCTGGTGAAGACGCTCGATCCGTCGCGTCCGACTATGATGCCGATGAACGGAGATTGGGGAAAAGGGTTCTCTCACATCGTCGACGTGATGGGGTTTAATTACCTGAAGCTTGGCGACGCCGATAAATTTCACGCCGATCATCCGCATATTCCCGCGATCAGCAGCGAAGAGTCCTCCGCTGTTTCAACGCGTGGCATCTACATCGAAGACCGCGTCCGCGCTTACGTGCCTGCGTACGCGAACAAAGTTCCACCTTGGGGCTCCGCTAACGATGCGTGGTTTCCCTATTACGAAGCGCGTCCGTGGGTCGCTGGCGTCTTGTTGTGGGCGGCGTTTGACTGGCGCGGGGAGCAGTGGCCGTACGACTGGCCCGCCGTTAATTGCCAGTTTGGCGTGCTCGATACGTGCGGGTTTCCAAAAGACAGTTTCTATTTCTGCCAGGCGTGGTGGTCGGAGAAACCGGTGCTGCACTTGCTACCGCATTGGAATTGGGCGGTTCGCGATAAAGAGCCGATCATGGTGCGTGCTTATACGAACCACGATGAAGTGGAGCTTTTCCTCAACGACCAGAGCCAGGGGCGGAGGGCGGTGCCGCGCGGCGGTTATGTCGAGTGGCCGGTGATCTACCAAGCAGGCGTGCTGCGCGCCGAAGGTTATCGTGGCGGGAAATCTGCGGGCTCGGCGCGCGTGGAAACCACCGGCCCCGCGCAGACACTCACGCTCATTTCCGATCGCGGTGAACTGCGCGCCGATGGAGAAGACTGTGCGATTGTCACTGTCTCTGCGTTGGATGCCGAGGGGCGCATCGTGCCGACGGCGATGGATGCTGTGGAATTTGAGATCAAAGGGCCGGGCAAAATCATCGGCGTGGGTAACGGCGATCCATCCTCTCACGAATCCGACAAAGGCAGCCGGCGCAGTCTCTTTAACGGCTATGCCCAGGTTATCGTGCAAACCACGAAGGGCGGTGGCCCCATCACGCTCATCGCCCGCGCGCCGGAGCGGAATCCTGCAACGCTTCAACTAAACGCCGCAGCCGTGGTGCCGCGACCTGCGGCGCGCTGA